One Paraburkholderia kururiensis DNA window includes the following coding sequences:
- a CDS encoding PhzF family phenazine biosynthesis protein, translated as MPAQTVRFAQVDVFTAVPFKGNPLAVVFDADTLTTDQMQQIARWTNLSETAFLLAPTDPAADYRVRIFTPGAELPFAGHPTLGSAHAVRESGYQPKQPGRLVQQCGAGLVELTARGGHIWAFAAPPCRITPLPAERYAALSAGLGLDVDALVEATGEPPFAVDNGAPWLVVRLPSAEACLAVTADPAALGPVTHAAGTHGVALYAPHPAGGPATFEVRCLMSGGGFGVGEDPVTGSANAAIAQLLSLRQKQPGPSYTARQGTALGRDGRVYVDYDPGAGKTWIGGESVTVIEGTFRLP; from the coding sequence ATGCCTGCGCAAACCGTGCGTTTCGCGCAGGTCGACGTCTTCACCGCAGTGCCGTTCAAGGGCAACCCGCTCGCCGTGGTGTTCGACGCCGACACGCTCACGACCGACCAGATGCAGCAGATCGCGCGCTGGACCAATCTGTCCGAGACAGCGTTCCTGCTTGCGCCTACGGACCCGGCCGCCGACTACCGCGTGCGCATCTTCACGCCGGGCGCGGAGCTGCCGTTCGCGGGACATCCGACGCTCGGCAGCGCCCACGCGGTGCGCGAGAGCGGCTATCAGCCGAAGCAGCCGGGCCGGCTCGTGCAGCAGTGCGGCGCCGGTCTCGTCGAGCTGACCGCGCGCGGCGGGCACATCTGGGCCTTCGCCGCGCCGCCTTGCCGCATCACGCCGCTGCCGGCAGAGCGTTATGCGGCGCTGTCTGCCGGGCTCGGCCTCGACGTGGATGCACTCGTCGAGGCGACGGGCGAACCGCCCTTCGCCGTGGACAACGGCGCGCCGTGGCTCGTCGTGCGGCTGCCCTCGGCCGAGGCTTGCCTCGCGGTGACCGCCGATCCTGCCGCGCTCGGGCCGGTCACGCACGCGGCAGGCACGCATGGGGTCGCGCTCTACGCGCCTCATCCCGCAGGCGGTCCTGCCACGTTCGAAGTACGGTGCCTCATGTCCGGCGGCGGCTTCGGCGTTGGCGAAGACCCCGTCACGGGCAGCGCGAATGCAGCCATCGCCCAGCTTCTGTCGTTGCGGCAGAAACAGCCGGGCCCGTCCTACACCGCGCGCCAGGGCACCGCACTTGGCCGCGACGGACGCGTCTACGTGGACTACGACCCGGGCGCCGGCAAAACCTGGATCGGCGGCGAGTCCGTCACGGTGATCGAAGGCACGTTCCGGCTGCCGTGA
- a CDS encoding RidA family protein: protein MAQSNVYDRLKELGIELPVAGAPAAAYVMSAQTGNTVYLSGHIAKKDGKVWAGKLGDTLATEEGKAAARAIAIDLIATLHAHVGDLNRVTRIVKVMSLVNSTLTFTEQHLVTNGASELFVEVFGERGKHARSAFGVAQIPLGACVEIELVAEVE from the coding sequence ATGGCTCAATCCAACGTCTACGACCGTCTCAAGGAACTCGGCATCGAACTGCCCGTGGCCGGTGCGCCTGCCGCCGCCTACGTCATGAGCGCGCAGACCGGCAACACGGTTTATCTGTCCGGCCATATCGCGAAGAAGGACGGCAAGGTGTGGGCCGGCAAGCTCGGCGACACACTGGCAACGGAGGAAGGCAAGGCCGCCGCGCGCGCCATCGCCATCGACCTCATCGCCACGCTGCACGCGCATGTGGGCGACCTGAACCGCGTCACGCGCATCGTGAAGGTGATGAGCCTCGTGAACTCCACGCTGACGTTCACGGAGCAGCATCTCGTGACGAACGGCGCGTCCGAACTGTTCGTGGAAGTTTTCGGCGAGCGCGGCAAGCATGCACGCTCGGCATTCGGCGTGGCGCAGATTCCGCTCGGCGCGTGCGTCGAGATCGAACTCGTGGCCGAAGTCGAGTAA
- a CDS encoding PLP-dependent aminotransferase family protein → MDHSDLRAPAWQLSERARKLTSSAIREILKVTERPEVISFAGGLPSPATFPVAQMREASERILRDAPAAALQYSATEGYLPLREWVAARYSVGGVQIRPTQVLITTGSQQALDLLGKVLICPQSPVLVETPTYLGALQSFSLYEPRYVQVPTDDAGLIPAGLTSELTAGARLLYAQPNFQNPTGRRLSLERRRALAEFAMNAPFPVVEDDPYGALDYAGEPLPTLLSMAPEHIVHLGSFSKVLAPGLRVGYIVAPEELHFKLVQAKQATDLHTPSFTQRIVHEVVKDGFLDRHVPTIRALYRDQCAAMLAALERYMPEGVSWNRPEGGMFIWVSLPAHIDSMKLLEAAVANNVAFVPGAPFYADHPEHNTLRLSFVTVPPAKIDEGVAKLAALVRTHL, encoded by the coding sequence ATGGACCATAGCGACCTTCGCGCCCCTGCGTGGCAACTGTCCGAACGCGCCCGCAAGCTCACCAGCTCGGCGATTCGCGAAATCCTCAAGGTCACGGAACGGCCCGAGGTCATCTCGTTCGCGGGCGGCCTGCCCTCGCCCGCCACGTTCCCGGTAGCGCAGATGCGCGAAGCCTCGGAGCGCATTCTGCGCGATGCGCCCGCCGCCGCGCTCCAGTACAGCGCCACCGAAGGCTACCTGCCGCTGCGCGAGTGGGTGGCCGCGCGCTACTCGGTGGGCGGCGTGCAGATTCGCCCGACGCAGGTGCTCATCACGACGGGCTCGCAGCAGGCGCTCGATCTGCTCGGCAAAGTGCTGATCTGCCCGCAGAGCCCGGTGCTCGTGGAAACGCCTACCTACCTCGGCGCGCTCCAGTCGTTCTCGCTCTACGAACCGCGCTACGTCCAGGTGCCGACCGACGACGCCGGCCTGATTCCCGCCGGGCTCACGTCCGAACTCACGGCGGGCGCGCGCCTGCTGTACGCGCAACCGAATTTCCAGAATCCGACGGGCCGGCGCCTGTCGCTCGAACGCCGCCGCGCGCTGGCCGAATTCGCCATGAATGCGCCCTTCCCCGTGGTGGAAGACGATCCCTACGGCGCGCTCGACTACGCGGGCGAGCCGCTGCCTACGCTGCTTTCGATGGCGCCCGAGCACATCGTGCATCTCGGCTCGTTTTCGAAGGTGCTCGCGCCGGGCCTGCGCGTGGGCTACATCGTCGCGCCCGAGGAACTGCACTTCAAGCTCGTGCAGGCCAAGCAGGCAACGGATCTGCACACGCCCAGCTTCACGCAGCGCATCGTGCACGAGGTCGTGAAAGACGGCTTCCTCGACCGTCACGTGCCCACCATCCGCGCGCTGTATCGTGACCAGTGCGCCGCGATGCTGGCCGCGCTCGAACGCTACATGCCCGAAGGCGTGAGCTGGAACCGGCCCGAGGGCGGCATGTTCATCTGGGTGTCGCTGCCGGCGCACATCGACAGCATGAAGCTGCTCGAAGCGGCCGTCGCGAACAACGTGGCGTTCGTGCCGGGCGCACCGTTCTATGCGGACCATCCCGAGCACAACACGCTGCGTCTGTCGTTCGTTACCGTGCCGCCCGCGAAGATCGACGAGGGCGTGGCGAAACTCGCGGCGCTCGTGCGTACGCACCTGTAA
- a CDS encoding DMT family transporter: MNAREASSGSGPATIKAGHARESQGMLLGLVGVVIFSLTLPMTHIVVEQFHPLLNGLGRALVAAVPAGVLLAWRRERLPTWPQVKGLALVALGVIVAFPVFSAWAMKTVPASHGAVVGGLQPLCVALYAAWLSHERPSKAFWVSALAGSAIVVAFALQAGGGRPAAGDLLMLVAVGIGALGYAEGARLARQMGGWQVICWALVLCAPILLVPVGWLAWQHHLQHPEPVALRTWLAFGYVTLFSQFIGFFAWYAGLAMGGTARVGQVQLLQIFFTMAFSALFFGEAVAPSTWLYAAAVIVTVVLGRRAAVHTALKPARAA, encoded by the coding sequence ATGAACGCACGCGAAGCGAGTTCCGGCTCAGGCCCGGCCACGATAAAGGCGGGCCACGCGCGCGAATCCCAGGGCATGCTGCTCGGGCTTGTGGGCGTCGTGATCTTCAGCCTCACGCTGCCGATGACGCACATCGTCGTCGAGCAGTTTCATCCGCTGCTCAACGGGCTGGGCCGGGCGCTCGTCGCCGCCGTGCCGGCCGGCGTGCTGCTCGCATGGCGGCGCGAACGCCTGCCAACGTGGCCGCAGGTGAAGGGCCTCGCGCTCGTCGCGCTGGGCGTGATCGTGGCGTTTCCCGTGTTCTCGGCATGGGCGATGAAGACCGTACCCGCCTCGCACGGCGCCGTGGTGGGCGGCCTCCAGCCGCTTTGCGTCGCGCTCTATGCCGCCTGGCTCTCGCACGAGCGGCCGTCGAAGGCGTTCTGGGTCAGCGCGTTGGCGGGCAGCGCGATCGTCGTCGCCTTCGCGTTGCAAGCCGGCGGCGGTCGGCCCGCCGCGGGCGATCTGCTGATGCTCGTGGCCGTGGGCATCGGCGCGCTGGGCTACGCCGAAGGCGCGCGGCTCGCGCGGCAAATGGGCGGCTGGCAGGTGATCTGCTGGGCGCTCGTGCTCTGTGCACCCATCCTGCTCGTGCCGGTGGGGTGGCTTGCGTGGCAGCATCATCTCCAGCATCCCGAACCCGTCGCGCTCAGAACGTGGCTCGCGTTCGGCTACGTGACGCTCTTCTCGCAATTCATCGGCTTCTTCGCCTGGTACGCGGGGCTCGCCATGGGCGGCACTGCACGCGTCGGCCAGGTGCAGCTGCTGCAGATTTTCTTCACGATGGCGTTTTCTGCGCTGTTCTTCGGCGAGGCCGTCGCACCCTCGACGTGGCTTTACGCGGCAGCCGTGATCGTCACCGTCGTGCTCGGCCGCAGGGCCGCGGTGCACACGGCGCTCAAGCCCGCCCGCGCCGCCTGA